From a region of the Takifugu flavidus isolate HTHZ2018 chromosome 18, ASM371156v2, whole genome shotgun sequence genome:
- the grapa gene encoding GRB2 related adaptor protein a, with product MRVSGVFSMEAAALYTFRATEGDELSFNKGDILKITNMEDDPNWYTAELHNRKGFVPKNYINLRPHAWFAGRISRNVAESRLRQRECGAFLVRESESAPGEFSMSVSYGDHVQHFKVLQDRGGQYYVWEELFPSLNELVEFYHCNSIARERTVLLRDPEQFARRPHHAHALFDFTPQHPTQLRFLRGDVIELLDASDPLRWRGRCHGHVGFFPPEYVQPIYHCQ from the exons ATGCGTGTGTCTGGGGTCTTCAGCATGGAAGCGGCGGCACTTTACACGTTTCGTGCCACTGAGGGCGACGAACTCAGCTTCAACAAGGGAGACATACTCAAG ATCACCAACATGGAGGATGACCCTAACTGGTACACAGCCGAGCTCCACAACAGGAAGGGCTTCGTGCCCAAAAACTACATCAACCTGCGGCCACACGC ctggTTCGCCGGTCGAATATCCCGCAATGTGGCAGAGAGCCGCCTCAGGCAGCGGGAATGTGGGGCCTTCCTGGtccgagagagcgagagcgccCCCGGGGAGTTCTCCATGTCCGTCAG TTACGGGGACCACGTTCAGCACTTCAAGGTGCTGCAGGACCGCGGCGGACAGTACTACGTGTGGGAAGAACTCTTCCCGTCTCTGAACGAGCTGGTGGAGTTCTACCACTGCAACAGCATCGCCAGGGAGAGGACCGTGCTCCTGCGGGACCCCGAGCAGTTCGCCAGG CGACCTCACCACGCCCACGCCCTCTTCGACTTCACGCCTCAGCATCCCACCCAGCTGCGCTTCCTCCGCGGCGATGTCATCGAGCTGCTCGACGCCTCGGATCCGCTGCGCTGGAGGGGACGTTGCCACGGACACGTGGGCTTCTTCCCGCCTGAATACGTCCAGCCCATTTACCACTGCCAGTGA